One stretch of Tepiditoga spiralis DNA includes these proteins:
- a CDS encoding RNA methyltransferase — MLNKLYVALIHYPIVGKDDSIISTAVTNLDIHDISRSCRTYNIKKFFMVSNLSAQREIVKRVFRYWKEGFGKKHNPNRNDALSIAEIRKYLEDVIEEITEIEGKRPKLVFTSAKPREKEISFDEMKKVIREETAPILILYGTGWGMPEEIREICDYDLDPIRGKAEFNHLSVRAAVAISLDRLIGEETI; from the coding sequence GTGCTCAATAAGCTTTATGTAGCTTTAATTCATTATCCAATAGTTGGAAAAGATGATAGTATAATATCTACAGCAGTTACAAATCTTGATATACATGATATTTCAAGGAGTTGTAGGACATATAATATAAAAAAATTTTTTATGGTATCAAATCTTTCTGCACAAAGAGAAATTGTTAAAAGAGTTTTTAGATATTGGAAAGAAGGTTTTGGTAAAAAACACAATCCAAACAGAAATGATGCTCTTTCAATAGCAGAAATAAGAAAATATCTTGAAGATGTTATTGAAGAAATAACAGAGATAGAGGGAAAAAGACCAAAATTGGTTTTTACTTCAGCAAAGCCTCGTGAAAAAGAAATATCTTTTGATGAGATGAAAAAAGTTATAAGAGAAGAAACTGCTCCAATTTTAATTCTTTACGGAACAGGTTGGGGAATGCCTGAAGAAATAAGAGAGATATGTGATTATGATTTAGATCCTATAAGAGGTAAAGCTGAATTTAATCATCTGTCTGTTAGAGCTGCAGTAGCTATTTCTTTGGATAGGTTAATTGGTGAAGAAACAATATAA
- the rplS gene encoding 50S ribosomal protein L19 translates to MDALVRAIEKNYMRDDLPTFRPGDTVKVYAKVIEGGRERIQAYEGIVLQIRGAGMGKTFTVRRIGADGIGVERVFPMHSPVIDKVEVTRKGKVRRAKIYYIRKIRGKIKIKQRRD, encoded by the coding sequence ATGGACGCTTTAGTTAGAGCGATCGAAAAAAATTATATGAGGGACGACCTTCCAACATTTAGACCAGGAGATACTGTAAAAGTATATGCAAAGGTTATAGAAGGTGGAAGAGAAAGAATTCAAGCTTACGAAGGTATTGTTTTACAAATTAGAGGAGCTGGAATGGGTAAAACTTTTACAGTAAGAAGAATTGGTGCAGATGGAATAGGTGTTGAAAGAGTATTCCCAATGCATTCACCTGTAATTGATAAAGTAGAAGTTACAAGAAAAGGTAAAGTAAGAAGAGCTAAGATTTACTATATAAGAAAAATCAGAGGTAAAATTAAGATTAAACAAAGAAGAGACTAA
- the lepB gene encoding signal peptidase I, with the protein MKENIEKKIKHETLDWLSAIIYAVIFGTIIRLFVFETMMVPTVSMVPTIEVGDRMFIEKVTYNYTKPKRGDIISFWTPFIDKSSQKKLRAFDKFMDFFAPKEFNGHVKYVKRLVGLPGDTIRLVPVKESFWKDLESGNLKEVPPWLDFIIKYYGEIKYVPDLIKSKVSQLEVNGKIPKGFENRYYLINAIFENENFYKYLAYPEKLKEEIYSSNVYFFYKGNFDNKLYIGKLNINFYKQQNNDNDYTTWYEKLIKNVDLSKAIFRDKDNYINIKIPKGYCFFMGDNTLESYDSRFFGLVPEKNIIGTPFLRIWPMKRFGTIK; encoded by the coding sequence ATGAAAGAAAATATTGAAAAAAAGATTAAACATGAAACGCTTGATTGGTTAAGTGCAATAATATATGCTGTTATTTTTGGTACAATAATTAGATTATTTGTTTTTGAAACGATGATGGTCCCAACAGTATCAATGGTTCCGACTATTGAAGTTGGAGATAGAATGTTTATAGAAAAAGTAACTTATAATTATACAAAGCCAAAAAGAGGAGATATTATTTCTTTTTGGACCCCTTTTATAGATAAATCATCTCAAAAAAAATTAAGAGCTTTTGATAAATTTATGGATTTTTTTGCTCCAAAAGAATTTAATGGTCATGTGAAATATGTTAAGAGGCTTGTAGGATTACCAGGAGATACTATAAGACTCGTTCCAGTAAAAGAATCGTTTTGGAAAGATTTAGAAAGTGGAAATTTAAAAGAAGTACCTCCATGGTTAGATTTTATAATTAAGTATTATGGAGAAATTAAGTATGTTCCAGATTTAATAAAATCTAAAGTTTCACAACTCGAAGTAAATGGTAAAATCCCTAAAGGATTTGAAAATAGATATTACTTAATAAATGCTATTTTTGAAAATGAAAATTTTTATAAGTACTTAGCTTATCCAGAAAAATTGAAAGAAGAAATATATTCTTCAAACGTATACTTTTTTTATAAAGGGAATTTTGATAATAAACTATATATAGGAAAGTTAAATATAAACTTTTATAAACAACAAAATAATGATAATGATTATACGACTTGGTATGAAAAATTAATTAAAAATGTAGATTTATCTAAAGCTATATTTAGAGATAAAGATAATTATATAAATATAAAAATTCCAAAAGGATACTGTTTTTTTATGGGAGACAATACATTAGAAAGCTATGATAGTAGATTTTTTGGATTAGTTCCAGAAAAAAATATAATAGGAACTCCATTTTTGAGAATTTGGCCAATGAAAAGATTTGGTACAATAAAATAA
- the rsmG gene encoding 16S rRNA (guanine(527)-N(7))-methyltransferase RsmG, with product MILNKNNVNFLQSYDIPKEKQEKLIEYTKMLIEYKSNLTSIKDINKAFEYHIIDSLTPFLKITLNGKRFVDVGTGGGVPGIPLAICYPDINFFLVESIKKKTNALKIFKDVLNLDNVFIFNSRIEEFANNHKDEFDYGTCRALARADVALEYTVPLIKKFGKVFLYKGPAFKEEEKLFADKASQILKVIQKKIIEYSLSDKKRFLIEYEKYDETPNKYPRKTGIPLKRPLGGKI from the coding sequence ATGATTTTAAATAAAAATAATGTAAATTTTTTGCAAAGTTATGATATTCCTAAAGAAAAACAAGAAAAACTTATTGAATATACTAAAATGTTGATTGAATATAAATCAAATTTAACTTCAATAAAAGATATAAATAAAGCCTTTGAATACCATATAATAGACTCTCTTACACCATTTTTAAAAATAACTTTAAATGGGAAAAGATTTGTTGATGTTGGAACTGGAGGAGGCGTTCCTGGAATTCCACTTGCAATATGTTATCCTGATATAAACTTTTTTTTGGTTGAATCAATAAAGAAAAAAACAAATGCTTTAAAAATATTTAAAGATGTTTTGAATTTAGATAATGTGTTTATATTTAATTCTAGAATAGAAGAGTTTGCAAATAATCATAAAGATGAATTTGATTATGGAACTTGTAGAGCACTTGCAAGGGCTGATGTGGCTTTAGAATATACCGTACCTCTTATAAAAAAATTTGGTAAAGTATTTTTATATAAAGGACCAGCTTTTAAAGAAGAGGAAAAGTTATTTGCAGATAAAGCTTCTCAAATTTTAAAAGTTATTCAAAAAAAAATTATAGAGTATAGTTTATCAGATAAAAAAAGATTTTTAATAGAATATGAAAAATATGATGAAACGCCTAATAAATATCCAAGGAAAACAGGGATACCTTTAAAAAGACCTTTGGGAGGTAAGATATGA
- a CDS encoding lipoate--protein ligase family protein — protein sequence MIRLIVDDYHNGIWNMACDLAIANNVGNKKSPTTIRLYGWSSPTLSLGKHQKTNNINFEYLKEKNIEVVKRPTGGRAVLHDDEITYSFSASSKNIKLPSTVLGSYKIISKALIESLNLLNISCDVESKKKNTLSKDICYDASSMYEVTIKGKKFIGSAQYRNEKFILQHGSIPQKFNYIDYVNSFNLKNKEKMIEHLKNNVIDIYTVLNKKISLKELEETFKVGFEKIFEEEIVLDTLSNEEVNMIDDYCQKYEKII from the coding sequence ATGATAAGGTTAATTGTTGATGATTACCACAATGGTATTTGGAATATGGCATGCGATTTAGCAATAGCAAATAATGTTGGAAATAAAAAAAGTCCAACAACAATACGTTTGTATGGATGGTCTTCTCCAACTTTATCTTTGGGAAAACATCAAAAAACAAATAATATAAACTTTGAATACTTAAAAGAGAAGAATATAGAAGTTGTTAAAAGACCAACTGGGGGTAGAGCAGTTTTACATGATGATGAAATAACTTATTCATTCTCTGCATCATCAAAAAATATAAAATTACCAAGTACAGTTCTTGGAAGTTATAAAATTATTTCAAAAGCTCTTATAGAATCATTGAATTTATTAAATATAAGTTGTGATGTTGAAAGTAAGAAAAAAAATACATTATCAAAAGATATATGTTATGATGCTTCATCTATGTATGAGGTTACTATAAAAGGAAAAAAATTTATTGGAAGTGCACAGTATAGAAATGAAAAATTTATTCTTCAACATGGTTCTATTCCACAAAAATTTAATTATATTGACTATGTTAATAGTTTTAATTTGAAAAATAAAGAAAAAATGATAGAACATTTAAAAAATAATGTTATAGACATATATACTGTATTAAATAAAAAGATTTCTTTAAAAGAATTAGAAGAAACATTTAAAGTTGGCTTTGAAAAAATTTTTGAAGAAGAAATAGTTTTAGATACATTATCTAATGAAGAAGTAAATATGATTGATGATTATTGCCAAAAATATGAAAAAATAATTTAA
- a CDS encoding type III PLP-dependent enzyme, with product MKLNELIRKAANILDTPFLVLDLSYVDKNYDRLKKSISNVEIYYAVKANSHNEILELLNNKGSSFDAASIGEIKKLLSIGVDPKKISFGNTIKKEKDIKFAWENGIELFAVDSEMEVEKISKNAPGAKVYGRIETSSNDADWPLSNKFGTDVDHVISILEYAYRKELIPYGVSFHVGSQSYNKHKWKEAILNASEVFEKLAEKGIYLKLLNLGGGMPVQHVKPIPEVEEIGEVINESIKEYLGWVDGLRVFTEPGRSMVGNAGIMASRVLLRSRKGTKSWVYLDVGVFHGLMETIENFRYEVVVDKKENHEKMIMTLAGPSCDSVDTIYDEVELPVDIDYGDIVYFINTGAYTIEYASPHFNGITPPVVYTIKELEIEVEKYLSKNI from the coding sequence TTGAAACTCAATGAATTAATAAGAAAAGCAGCAAATATTTTGGATACTCCTTTTCTTGTTTTAGATCTTAGCTATGTAGATAAAAATTATGATAGATTAAAAAAATCAATAAGTAATGTTGAAATATATTATGCGGTTAAAGCTAATTCACACAATGAAATTCTAGAACTTTTAAATAATAAAGGAAGTTCTTTTGATGCAGCATCAATTGGAGAAATAAAAAAGCTTTTATCAATTGGAGTTGATCCTAAAAAAATAAGTTTTGGAAACACAATAAAAAAGGAAAAAGACATAAAATTTGCATGGGAAAATGGTATTGAATTATTTGCAGTTGATTCAGAAATGGAAGTTGAAAAAATTTCAAAAAATGCTCCTGGAGCTAAAGTATATGGAAGAATAGAAACGAGTTCTAACGATGCCGATTGGCCTCTTTCAAACAAATTTGGAACAGATGTTGATCATGTAATAAGTATTCTTGAATATGCTTATAGAAAAGAATTAATCCCTTACGGAGTTTCATTCCATGTTGGATCACAATCATACAACAAACATAAATGGAAAGAAGCAATATTAAACGCAAGTGAAGTTTTTGAAAAATTAGCTGAAAAAGGAATTTATTTAAAACTATTAAACCTTGGTGGTGGAATGCCTGTACAACATGTAAAACCTATTCCAGAAGTTGAAGAAATTGGAGAAGTAATAAACGAATCAATAAAAGAATATTTAGGTTGGGTTGATGGACTTAGAGTTTTTACAGAACCTGGAAGATCAATGGTTGGAAATGCTGGAATTATGGCATCAAGAGTTCTTTTACGTTCAAGAAAAGGAACAAAAAGTTGGGTTTATTTAGATGTTGGAGTATTTCACGGACTTATGGAAACTATTGAAAACTTTAGATACGAAGTTGTAGTTGACAAAAAAGAAAATCATGAAAAAATGATTATGACACTTGCAGGACCAAGCTGCGATAGTGTTGATACTATATATGACGAAGTTGAACTGCCAGTAGATATAGATTACGGAGATATTGTTTACTTCATAAACACTGGAGCTTATACTATAGAATATGCATCTCCACATTTCAATGGAATAACTCCTCCAGTAGTTTATACTATAAAAGAACTCGAAATAGAAGTTGAAAAATATTTATCAAAAAATATTTAA
- a CDS encoding DUF3783 domain-containing protein: MSDISTIIMDGFTNEQTLKIMRAIKSLEGMPEIIFATVTETSKKWTVEELIKELNLEHEEMKKYKENKK; encoded by the coding sequence ATGTCTGATATTTCAACAATTATAATGGATGGTTTTACAAATGAACAAACTTTAAAAATAATGAGAGCTATTAAAAGTTTAGAAGGAATGCCAGAAATTATTTTTGCAACTGTTACGGAAACTAGTAAAAAATGGACTGTAGAAGAATTAATTAAAGAATTAAATTTAGAACATGAAGAGATGAAAAAATATAAAGAAAACAAAAAATAA